In a single window of the Nicotiana tomentosiformis chromosome 10, ASM39032v3, whole genome shotgun sequence genome:
- the LOC104087202 gene encoding F-box protein At2g16365 isoform X2, which yields MSSSPLKRESEMDENAPTHLALGCPRKEIGCKNVIPDMNLEPPAPIDNLEPTSSRTRSLDLRSLLGHNEQASSLKADFSPVVLLEQEPGGRWVKRLKMSASGSFSVGTKSSNLSGNTSHEKANKFLSKIAKVTITGSELTAGKLHGEELMAREGPPALARNSASSSKNVMKKDLELLTSQSWMRRWLHNRIPTAQKRPQPVVVSTPRGSKLEVDDFQKKQFPSIAAMALMGKALTGFQPCEFQKRGPYVVWRNTGVSEPT from the exons ATGTCTTCTTCCCCATTAAAGCGG GAGAGTGAAATGGACGAAAATGCACCTACTCATCTTGCACTTGGCTGTCCCAGAAAAGAAATTGGATGTAAAAACGTTATACCTGACATGAACTTGGAGCCTCCTGCTCCGATTGATAATTTGGAGCCAACTTCCTCCAGAACTCGAAGTCTGGATTTGAGATCACTCCTTGGCCATAATGAGCAGGCAAGTTCATTGAAAGCCGATTTCTCCCCTGTCGTTCTGCTTGAACAGGAACCAGGTGGAAGATGGGTCAAGCGCCTCAAAATGAGTGCTTCTGGCTCATTTTCTGTTGGAACAAAGAGCTCTAACCTTTCAGGGAATACATCTCATGAGAAAGCAAACAAGTTTCTAAGCAAAATTGCTAAAGTTACTATAACCGGCTCAGAACTCACAGCTGGTAAACTTCATGGTGAAGAATTGATGGCTCGTGAAGGACCTCCAGCCTTAGCAAGGAATAGTGCCTCTTCATCTAAAAATGTTATGAAGAAAGATCTAGAGTTATTGACTTCACAGTCTTGGATGCGAAGGTGGCTTCATAATAGGATTCCCACTGCACAAAAGAGGCCTCAACCAGTGGTGGTTAGTACGCCTCGAGGCTCAAAGTTGGAAGTTGATGATTTTCAGAAGAAGCAGTTCCCAAGCATTGCTGCCATGGCCCTCATGGGAAAGGCATTAACTGGTTTTCAACCATGTGAATTCCAAAAAAGAGGTCCCTATGTAGTTTGGAGGAACACAGGAGTTTCTGAACCTACATAG
- the LOC104087202 gene encoding F-box protein At2g16365 isoform X3, whose translation MDENAPTHLALGCPRKEIGCKNVIPDMNLEPPAPIDNLEPTSSRTRSLDLRSLLGHNEQASSLKADFSPVVLLEQEPGGRWVKRLKMSASGSFSVGTKSSNLSGNTSHEKANKFLSKIAKVTITGSELTAGKLHGEELMAREGPPALARNSASSSKNVMKKDLELLTSQSWMRRWLHNRIPTAQKRPQPVVVSTPRGSKLEVDDFQKKQFPSIAAMALMGKALTGFQPCEFQKRGPYVVWRNTGVSEPT comes from the coding sequence ATGGACGAAAATGCACCTACTCATCTTGCACTTGGCTGTCCCAGAAAAGAAATTGGATGTAAAAACGTTATACCTGACATGAACTTGGAGCCTCCTGCTCCGATTGATAATTTGGAGCCAACTTCCTCCAGAACTCGAAGTCTGGATTTGAGATCACTCCTTGGCCATAATGAGCAGGCAAGTTCATTGAAAGCCGATTTCTCCCCTGTCGTTCTGCTTGAACAGGAACCAGGTGGAAGATGGGTCAAGCGCCTCAAAATGAGTGCTTCTGGCTCATTTTCTGTTGGAACAAAGAGCTCTAACCTTTCAGGGAATACATCTCATGAGAAAGCAAACAAGTTTCTAAGCAAAATTGCTAAAGTTACTATAACCGGCTCAGAACTCACAGCTGGTAAACTTCATGGTGAAGAATTGATGGCTCGTGAAGGACCTCCAGCCTTAGCAAGGAATAGTGCCTCTTCATCTAAAAATGTTATGAAGAAAGATCTAGAGTTATTGACTTCACAGTCTTGGATGCGAAGGTGGCTTCATAATAGGATTCCCACTGCACAAAAGAGGCCTCAACCAGTGGTGGTTAGTACGCCTCGAGGCTCAAAGTTGGAAGTTGATGATTTTCAGAAGAAGCAGTTCCCAAGCATTGCTGCCATGGCCCTCATGGGAAAGGCATTAACTGGTTTTCAACCATGTGAATTCCAAAAAAGAGGTCCCTATGTAGTTTGGAGGAACACAGGAGTTTCTGAACCTACATAG
- the LOC104087202 gene encoding F-box protein At2g16365 isoform X1, producing MTSAGMSSSPLKRESEMDENAPTHLALGCPRKEIGCKNVIPDMNLEPPAPIDNLEPTSSRTRSLDLRSLLGHNEQASSLKADFSPVVLLEQEPGGRWVKRLKMSASGSFSVGTKSSNLSGNTSHEKANKFLSKIAKVTITGSELTAGKLHGEELMAREGPPALARNSASSSKNVMKKDLELLTSQSWMRRWLHNRIPTAQKRPQPVVVSTPRGSKLEVDDFQKKQFPSIAAMALMGKALTGFQPCEFQKRGPYVVWRNTGVSEPT from the exons ATGACTTCTGCAGGTATGTCTTCTTCCCCATTAAAGCGG GAGAGTGAAATGGACGAAAATGCACCTACTCATCTTGCACTTGGCTGTCCCAGAAAAGAAATTGGATGTAAAAACGTTATACCTGACATGAACTTGGAGCCTCCTGCTCCGATTGATAATTTGGAGCCAACTTCCTCCAGAACTCGAAGTCTGGATTTGAGATCACTCCTTGGCCATAATGAGCAGGCAAGTTCATTGAAAGCCGATTTCTCCCCTGTCGTTCTGCTTGAACAGGAACCAGGTGGAAGATGGGTCAAGCGCCTCAAAATGAGTGCTTCTGGCTCATTTTCTGTTGGAACAAAGAGCTCTAACCTTTCAGGGAATACATCTCATGAGAAAGCAAACAAGTTTCTAAGCAAAATTGCTAAAGTTACTATAACCGGCTCAGAACTCACAGCTGGTAAACTTCATGGTGAAGAATTGATGGCTCGTGAAGGACCTCCAGCCTTAGCAAGGAATAGTGCCTCTTCATCTAAAAATGTTATGAAGAAAGATCTAGAGTTATTGACTTCACAGTCTTGGATGCGAAGGTGGCTTCATAATAGGATTCCCACTGCACAAAAGAGGCCTCAACCAGTGGTGGTTAGTACGCCTCGAGGCTCAAAGTTGGAAGTTGATGATTTTCAGAAGAAGCAGTTCCCAAGCATTGCTGCCATGGCCCTCATGGGAAAGGCATTAACTGGTTTTCAACCATGTGAATTCCAAAAAAGAGGTCCCTATGTAGTTTGGAGGAACACAGGAGTTTCTGAACCTACATAG
- the LOC104087204 gene encoding small ribosomal subunit protein eS25 — protein MAPKKAAPPPSSKPAKSGGGKQKKKKWSKGKQKEKVNNMVLFDKATYDKLLSEAPKYKLITPSVLSDRLRISGSLARKAIRDLMARGSIRMVSAHASQQIYTRATNT, from the exons ATG GCTCCAAAGAAGGCAGCTCCACCTCCATCTTCAAAGCCTGCAAAGTCCGGTGGTGGCAAGCAGAAGAAGAAG AAGTGGAGCAAGGGAAAGCAAAAGGAAAAGGTGAACAACATGGTATTGTTCGACAAGGCTACGTACGATAAGCTTCTGTCTGAAGCACCTAAATACAAGCTTATCACTCCTTCTGTCCTCTCCGACCGTCTCAGG ATTAGTGGATCACTTGCTAGGAAGGCAATAAGAGATTTGATGGCAAGAGGCTCGATCAGGATGGTGTCTGCTCATGCTAGCCAGCAGATCTACACCCGGGCAACCAACACTTAA